The following are encoded together in the Arcticibacterium luteifluviistationis genome:
- the dxs gene encoding 1-deoxy-D-xylulose-5-phosphate synthase has product MFIEPGKLLNKVNSPEELRKLSKDQLPQFCDELRQYIIDTVSIHGGHFGASLGVVELTTALHYVFNTPDDKLVWDVGHQAYGHKIITERRDSFYTNRVYGGLSGFPKISESKYDAFGVGHSSTSISAALGMAVGSNHNGDKNAQHIAIIGDGALTAGLAFEGMNHAGSLKDANILIILNDNCMSIDPNVGALREYLTDITTSKSYNKVKEDVWNLLGKMSHFGKSAREIVQKIENAMKGAVLGNSNFFEALNLRYFGPVDGHDIDHMVHVMEDLKNIPGPKILHCITKKGKGYEPAEKDQTKWHAPGLFDKLTGEIKQVASPTPQPPKYQVVFGKTIVELAEKNSKIVGVTPAMPSGSSLNIMMDAMPDRAFDVAIAEQHAVTFSAGMATKGLTVFCNIYSTFMQRAYDQVIHDVCLQGLPVIFCLDRAGFAGADGPTHHGAYDLAFMRCIPNMIVSAPMNEEELRNLMFTAQSDKIQSGKDAFTIRYPRGKGVMVDWKLPMQEIEVGKGRKLKDGEDIAILSIGHIGNDALKAANELEKEGLSVAHYDLRFVKPLDEEVLHEVFSKFSKVITVEDGCLQGGMGSAVLEFMIDHGYTAQVKRLGIPDRLVEHGEQAELQAECGFDKEGIQKACLAMLAAKTLA; this is encoded by the coding sequence ATGTTTATTGAGCCTGGTAAATTATTAAACAAAGTAAATAGTCCTGAAGAACTCAGGAAACTGAGTAAAGACCAGTTACCACAATTTTGTGATGAACTTCGTCAATATATCATTGACACGGTTTCTATCCATGGTGGGCATTTTGGTGCCAGCTTAGGGGTAGTAGAGCTCACTACCGCATTACATTACGTATTTAATACTCCTGATGACAAACTAGTATGGGATGTAGGCCACCAAGCCTATGGTCATAAAATCATTACAGAAAGAAGAGATTCTTTTTATACCAATCGTGTTTATGGCGGCCTTTCTGGTTTCCCTAAGATATCAGAAAGCAAGTATGACGCTTTTGGTGTAGGGCATTCGTCCACATCCATTTCTGCCGCTTTAGGAATGGCCGTTGGCTCAAATCACAATGGTGACAAAAATGCTCAGCACATAGCTATTATAGGCGATGGAGCATTAACCGCAGGACTTGCCTTTGAAGGCATGAACCATGCAGGCTCTTTAAAAGACGCTAACATACTCATTATTCTCAATGACAACTGTATGTCTATTGACCCTAATGTAGGGGCTCTTAGAGAGTATTTGACAGATATTACTACCTCAAAATCTTACAACAAGGTTAAAGAGGATGTTTGGAATCTTTTAGGCAAAATGAGCCATTTTGGCAAAAGTGCTAGAGAGATAGTTCAAAAAATAGAAAATGCCATGAAGGGTGCTGTTCTTGGAAACAGCAATTTCTTTGAAGCATTAAACTTAAGATATTTTGGCCCTGTGGATGGTCACGACATTGACCACATGGTGCATGTCATGGAAGACCTCAAAAACATTCCTGGCCCAAAAATATTACACTGTATTACCAAAAAGGGCAAAGGCTATGAGCCTGCCGAAAAAGACCAAACAAAATGGCATGCTCCAGGTCTTTTTGATAAACTTACTGGTGAAATAAAACAAGTAGCTTCTCCTACTCCGCAACCTCCAAAATACCAAGTTGTTTTTGGAAAAACGATAGTAGAATTAGCAGAAAAGAACAGTAAAATAGTAGGTGTTACACCTGCCATGCCTTCTGGCTCCTCCTTAAATATTATGATGGACGCTATGCCAGATAGAGCATTTGATGTAGCTATAGCAGAGCAGCACGCCGTAACTTTCTCCGCCGGAATGGCCACGAAAGGACTGACCGTTTTCTGTAATATATACTCCACATTTATGCAGCGTGCTTATGACCAAGTCATTCACGATGTATGTTTACAGGGCTTACCTGTCATTTTCTGTTTAGACAGAGCTGGCTTTGCTGGTGCAGATGGACCAACGCACCACGGTGCCTATGATTTGGCTTTTATGCGTTGCATACCAAACATGATAGTATCGGCTCCGATGAACGAGGAAGAGCTAAGAAACTTGATGTTTACTGCTCAATCTGACAAAATTCAGTCTGGGAAAGATGCTTTCACCATTAGATACCCAAGAGGAAAGGGTGTGATGGTAGACTGGAAGCTTCCTATGCAAGAAATAGAAGTAGGAAAAGGCAGAAAACTTAAAGATGGTGAGGACATCGCCATATTGAGCATTGGCCATATTGGAAACGATGCTTTAAAGGCAGCCAACGAACTGGAGAAAGAAGGTTTATCTGTAGCACATTACGACCTTCGTTTTGTGAAACCTTTAGACGAAGAAGTGCTTCATGAAGTATTCTCCAAATTCTCAAAAGTAATAACCGTAGAAGACGGCTGCTTACAAGGTGGCATGGGCTCGGCTGTTTTAGAGTTTATGATAGACCATGGCTATACCGCACAAGTAAAACGCTTAGGCATACCTGACAGGCTGGTAGAGCACGGCGAACAAGCTGAGCTTCAGGCAGAATGCGGTTTTGACAAAGAAGGCATTCAAAAAGCTTGTCTGGCTATGCTTGCTGCTAAAACCTTGGCCTAA
- a CDS encoding AAA family ATPase has product MLHLQSVSLRNLPEEEEFPFTLPLIKDLEPIIFNKNITFFVGENGAGKSTILEAIAYKLNVPVAGTASVELDPMLENARKLGKYLSVRQASKSSRGFFLRAEDFIGFVKNIQRQIAELTSEITEIEDTWTVGDINLATKYIKEERQELINRYGENLDAMSHGEGFLKFFLSRITGKGVYLIDEPEAALSPTRLLSLISLIRQKVNDVDAQFIIATHSPIIMAIPEAEILHFKDGKIAPIAYEETEHYQLTKSFLENPGVYLREL; this is encoded by the coding sequence ATGCTTCACTTACAATCCGTAAGTTTAAGAAACCTTCCAGAAGAAGAGGAATTCCCTTTTACGCTTCCACTTATCAAAGATTTGGAGCCTATAATATTCAATAAGAACATCACGTTTTTTGTTGGTGAAAATGGTGCAGGAAAATCAACCATTCTAGAAGCCATAGCTTATAAACTGAATGTACCAGTGGCAGGTACAGCCAGCGTAGAACTAGACCCAATGTTAGAAAATGCCAGAAAGCTTGGCAAATACCTAAGCGTAAGGCAAGCCTCAAAATCGTCTCGTGGTTTCTTTCTTAGAGCTGAAGACTTCATAGGTTTTGTGAAGAATATTCAAAGACAAATAGCCGAGCTTACTTCCGAAATAACAGAAATAGAAGATACTTGGACCGTCGGAGACATCAATTTAGCAACCAAATACATCAAAGAAGAACGCCAAGAGCTTATAAACCGCTACGGCGAAAACCTAGACGCTATGAGTCATGGCGAAGGCTTCCTAAAGTTCTTTCTTTCTAGAATAACTGGCAAAGGCGTTTACCTTATAGATGAGCCGGAAGCTGCCCTATCTCCTACTCGCTTACTATCCTTAATTTCACTAATTCGTCAAAAAGTAAATGATGTGGATGCTCAGTTTATAATAGCCACGCATTCCCCCATCATCATGGCCATCCCAGAAGCCGAAATCCTACATTTTAAAGATGGTAAAATAGCTCCTATCGCATACGAGGAGACAGAGCATTACCAATTGACCAAGAGCTTCTTGGAGAATCCTGGGGTTTATTTGAGGGAGTTGTAA
- a CDS encoding rhomboid family intramembrane serine protease: MFDRITPVVKQLLIANVVVFILSNLADQFFFSNFAFFNPILPNNEQLFNPNFKIWQVVTYMFMHGGVGHIFSNMFGLFIFGSTLETFMGSKKFLIYYLITGVGAALLNSMLNTYEMSQLITNSEPYWRQAVTPMVGASGAIFGILVAFGVLFPNVELMLLFFPFPIKAKYFVILYGLYELYAGSTGLQQGVAHFAHIGGLITGFVLLKFFGFDERQGNNFRRW, from the coding sequence TGACAGAATAACACCCGTAGTAAAACAACTCTTAATTGCCAACGTAGTTGTTTTTATATTATCCAACCTTGCAGATCAGTTTTTTTTCTCAAACTTTGCATTCTTCAACCCCATACTTCCGAACAACGAACAGCTTTTCAATCCAAATTTTAAAATTTGGCAAGTGGTTACTTACATGTTTATGCATGGCGGTGTAGGTCATATATTTAGTAACATGTTTGGTCTATTTATCTTTGGGTCAACGCTTGAAACCTTCATGGGCTCTAAGAAGTTTTTGATATACTACCTTATAACAGGCGTGGGTGCTGCCCTTTTAAACTCCATGCTTAATACGTATGAAATGTCTCAGTTGATAACAAACTCTGAGCCTTACTGGAGACAGGCTGTCACACCAATGGTAGGTGCGTCTGGAGCCATTTTTGGAATATTGGTCGCCTTTGGCGTATTGTTCCCAAATGTAGAATTGATGCTTTTATTCTTCCCTTTCCCTATTAAAGCAAAATATTTTGTAATTTTATATGGTCTCTATGAGCTTTACGCTGGTTCAACCGGACTTCAGCAAGGCGTTGCACATTTTGCACATATAGGAGGCTTGATAACGGGCTTTGTTTTATTAAAGTTTTTTGGCTTTGACGAGCGTCAGGGTAATAATTTTCGTAGATGGTAA
- a CDS encoding DUF6175 family protein yields MRFKIFLALVLCVASVGFAQDDSQSNLQPTIMVIPFTPKGADLRVNYEHNEWLRVAITKVKDAFDQRGVNTIDFRAKLKQLGNAEALQSEQKTSLKDDIIAISGADIYIEVEANINRSNSGNSVTVLMSAFNAFSGESYANKVSISPKFYTENYEKLIVKAVDEEVPNLLTTISEKFEDIRENGLTITLNGGVSEESDLKMDTEVDDMGSLLSDLLEEYIADNAYKGNYHLQGVSDTRMTFDQIKVPYKDDNGNSFRSTKFALDLRRFLRTNEIKASTTVVGNSITLTIQ; encoded by the coding sequence ATGAGATTTAAAATATTCCTTGCTTTAGTTTTATGTGTAGCAAGTGTTGGGTTTGCCCAAGATGACAGTCAAAGTAATTTACAACCAACAATAATGGTAATTCCCTTTACTCCTAAGGGGGCAGATCTTAGAGTAAATTATGAGCACAATGAGTGGCTGAGGGTGGCCATTACCAAGGTGAAGGATGCTTTTGATCAACGAGGTGTAAATACGATAGATTTCAGAGCTAAATTAAAGCAATTGGGTAATGCAGAGGCTTTACAGTCCGAACAGAAAACATCTCTTAAAGATGATATAATTGCAATTTCTGGAGCAGATATTTACATAGAAGTAGAAGCAAACATAAACAGAAGTAATTCTGGAAATAGTGTAACCGTTTTGATGTCAGCTTTTAATGCTTTTTCTGGTGAATCCTACGCAAATAAGGTCTCAATTTCTCCAAAATTTTATACCGAAAATTATGAAAAGCTTATTGTCAAGGCTGTAGATGAAGAGGTGCCAAATCTTTTGACTACTATATCAGAGAAGTTTGAAGACATAAGGGAGAATGGACTTACTATTACTTTAAATGGAGGAGTGAGTGAAGAGTCTGACTTAAAAATGGATACAGAAGTGGATGACATGGGAAGTCTTTTAAGTGACCTACTAGAGGAGTACATTGCCGATAATGCCTATAAAGGAAACTATCATCTACAAGGTGTAAGTGACACAAGAATGACCTTCGATCAAATAAAAGTACCTTACAAAGACGATAATGGAAACTCTTTTCGTAGCACCAAATTTGCTTTGGATTTGAGAAGGTTTTTGAGAACTAATGAAATTAAAGCCTCAACTACCGTTGTAGGAAATAGCATTACTTTAACAATACAATAA
- a CDS encoding rhomboid family intramembrane serine protease, whose product MGSIRDDIRQAFSRGNGTSVQLILINAFVFAGYFLVKLILSMTPETSQLVAGINQNIYLNAELSELILHPWSILTFGFVNASFFSFLFNCIALYWFGFLVQDFLGNRKLVNIYLLGYIFAGISYIIFYNLIGMSESTISMSALAPGATAAVYSVMFATITLIPDYELFLFRRFSIKIKYLAVTFLVFSFMTPDAGLMNLGGAFLGYLYIKLLRTGVDLGSPFEAFQEWLSSLTKPKEASKNFKAKKFSHSTVGQSMAYHNTEETDYASDQEEVDALLDKIGTSGYKSLTLEEKERLYKASQSDKL is encoded by the coding sequence ATGGGAAGTATAAGAGATGACATAAGGCAAGCTTTTAGTAGAGGCAACGGCACTAGTGTTCAGTTAATACTGATAAACGCTTTTGTTTTTGCAGGCTACTTCTTGGTTAAACTTATTCTCTCCATGACTCCAGAGACTAGTCAGCTAGTAGCTGGTATTAACCAAAACATATACCTAAATGCAGAGCTCTCTGAGCTAATACTCCACCCTTGGAGCATCTTAACCTTTGGTTTTGTCAATGCCTCATTCTTTTCTTTTCTATTTAACTGCATAGCCTTGTACTGGTTTGGCTTTTTAGTTCAAGACTTTTTAGGAAACAGAAAGCTGGTCAACATTTACCTTTTGGGTTACATTTTCGCTGGAATTTCCTATATCATATTCTATAACCTTATAGGAATGTCGGAGTCCACTATTAGTATGTCGGCTCTAGCTCCTGGTGCCACGGCAGCGGTTTACTCCGTTATGTTTGCCACCATTACGCTTATCCCTGATTATGAGCTGTTCCTATTTAGAAGGTTCAGTATTAAAATAAAATACCTCGCTGTCACCTTTTTGGTATTCTCTTTTATGACTCCTGATGCTGGATTGATGAACTTGGGAGGTGCTTTTCTTGGCTATTTATACATCAAACTGCTTAGAACTGGAGTTGACTTAGGTTCACCTTTTGAAGCTTTCCAAGAATGGCTGAGCAGCTTAACTAAACCTAAGGAGGCTTCTAAAAACTTCAAAGCCAAGAAGTTTAGCCACTCTACCGTGGGTCAATCTATGGCTTACCATAATACTGAAGAAACAGATTACGCTTCAGATCAAGAAGAAGTGGATGCACTCCTTGATAAGATAGGAACCTCTGGCTATAAGAGCCTTACTCTGGAGGAAAAGGAGCGACTCTACAAGGCTTCCCAAAGCGACAAGCTCTAG